The following proteins come from a genomic window of Solwaraspora sp. WMMA2065:
- a CDS encoding ABC transporter permease yields the protein MTAVDNTPVGAGSAGPDRGTSATAHRAAPSRRRRPPTALLGVAGLAGLLVLVQVLPSTPLVSARYLPPATEILAALVELLGDGAFWSALRDTLTGWAIGLAIAVTAGIAFGVVIGSVPALRAVTASTIEFLRPIPSVALIPLAVLLYGTGLESTLLLVVYAAFWQVLVQVLYGVQDVDPVADETARSYGLGRWARIRHVVWPTSLPYVMTGVRLAAAVALVLAITAELVIGAPGLGSRIAVAQTSGAVDLMYALVVVTGLLGVGINLIARAVERRALSWHQSMRGEVIV from the coding sequence GTGACAGCGGTCGACAACACCCCGGTCGGGGCCGGCTCCGCCGGCCCCGACCGGGGCACGTCAGCAACAGCCCACCGGGCCGCACCCAGCCGGCGACGCCGACCACCGACAGCGCTGCTCGGCGTCGCCGGCCTGGCCGGCCTGCTGGTCCTGGTGCAGGTCCTCCCGTCGACCCCGCTCGTCTCGGCGCGCTACCTGCCGCCGGCCACCGAGATCCTCGCCGCCCTGGTCGAGCTGCTCGGCGACGGTGCCTTCTGGTCGGCACTCCGTGACACGCTGACCGGCTGGGCGATCGGCCTGGCCATCGCGGTCACCGCCGGCATCGCGTTCGGCGTGGTCATCGGTTCGGTGCCGGCCCTGCGCGCGGTCACCGCCTCGACCATCGAGTTCCTGCGGCCGATCCCGTCGGTCGCGCTGATCCCGCTCGCCGTGCTGCTCTACGGCACCGGCCTCGAATCCACCCTGCTGTTGGTCGTCTACGCAGCGTTCTGGCAGGTGCTGGTCCAGGTCCTGTACGGCGTACAGGACGTCGACCCGGTCGCCGACGAGACCGCCCGCAGCTACGGCCTCGGCCGGTGGGCCCGAATCCGCCACGTCGTCTGGCCGACCTCGCTGCCGTACGTGATGACCGGTGTGCGGCTCGCCGCCGCCGTCGCCCTGGTGCTGGCGATCACCGCGGAACTGGTCATCGGCGCTCCCGGGCTGGGCAGCCGGATCGCGGTCGCGCAGACCTCCGGCGCCGTTGACCTGATGTACGCCCTGGTGGTGGTCACCGGACTGCTCGGCGTCGGGATCAACCTGATCGCCCGCGCGGTCGAGCGGCGGGCACTGTCCTGGCACCAGTCGATGCGCGGCGAGGTGATCGTGTGA
- a CDS encoding ABC transporter permease, translated as MRAAGVLKRAGLVVALPAVLLAVWWFSSAGSTSFYAPPLSRILGSFAETWTVERLRADVLPSLLRLAAGYAVAVFVGVALGVLVGSIRTVRATLEPVLEFFRAIPPPVLVPIIMLFAGIENTMKIVVIAAGCVWPILLNTVEGVRATDEVLSDTARSYGLNGPARLRHLVLPAASPQIAAGMRQALSIGIILMVISEMFAASNGLGFTIVQFQRTFAIPQMWTGILLLGLLGFALSVLFRFVEMRALAWYHGLRQAQRGT; from the coding sequence GTGAGGGCGGCCGGGGTGCTGAAGCGGGCCGGGCTGGTCGTCGCGTTGCCGGCCGTACTGCTCGCCGTCTGGTGGTTCAGCAGCGCCGGTAGCACCAGCTTCTACGCGCCGCCGCTGAGCAGGATCCTCGGCTCCTTCGCCGAGACCTGGACCGTCGAGCGCCTGCGGGCCGACGTGCTGCCCAGCCTGCTGCGGCTGGCCGCCGGTTACGCGGTGGCGGTGTTCGTCGGCGTCGCGCTCGGCGTACTGGTCGGCAGCATCCGTACCGTGCGGGCCACGCTGGAACCGGTGCTGGAGTTCTTCCGGGCCATCCCGCCGCCGGTGCTGGTGCCGATCATCATGCTCTTCGCCGGCATCGAGAACACCATGAAGATCGTGGTGATCGCGGCCGGCTGCGTCTGGCCGATCCTGCTCAACACCGTCGAGGGCGTGCGCGCCACCGACGAGGTGCTCTCCGACACGGCCCGCTCCTACGGCCTCAACGGCCCGGCCCGGCTGCGGCACCTGGTGCTGCCGGCGGCCAGCCCGCAGATCGCCGCCGGCATGCGCCAGGCACTGTCGATCGGCATCATCCTGATGGTGATCAGCGAGATGTTCGCGGCCAGCAACGGTCTCGGGTTCACCATCGTGCAGTTCCAGCGCACCTTCGCGATCCCGCAGATGTGGACCGGCATCCTGCTGCTCGGTCTGCTCGGCTTCGCCCTGTCGGTGCTCTTCCGCTTCGTCGAGATGCGGGCGTTGGCCTGGTACCACGGCCTGCGCCAGGCACAGCGCGGCACATGA
- a CDS encoding ABC transporter ATP-binding protein, whose product MLDVQGLRKVYDGRQRQVEAVRDLTFTIEDGDLVCLVGPSGCGKTTLLKCMAGLLPPTSGEVRLRGRPITGPPPGMAVVFQEYGRSLFPWMSVRDNVELPLRQKRIARGKRRELVDEALAAVGLADTHNAYPWQLSGGMQQRVAIARAVAYQPDVLLMDEPFAAVDAQTRADLEDLIRQLWQRLGVTILFVTHDIDEAVYLGQRVLILSSSPTVVQESLRIDLPDDRDQLHTRAEPRFTQLRGHVYEQIQAAKRGQRPPAQAGRP is encoded by the coding sequence ATGCTCGATGTCCAGGGCCTGCGCAAGGTCTACGACGGGCGGCAGCGCCAGGTCGAGGCGGTGCGCGACCTCACCTTCACCATCGAGGACGGCGACCTGGTCTGCCTGGTCGGCCCCTCCGGCTGCGGCAAGACCACCCTGCTCAAGTGCATGGCCGGGCTGCTGCCGCCGACCTCCGGCGAGGTCCGGCTGCGCGGTAGGCCGATCACCGGGCCGCCGCCCGGCATGGCGGTCGTCTTCCAGGAGTACGGGCGCAGTCTGTTCCCGTGGATGAGCGTGCGGGACAACGTCGAGCTGCCGCTGCGGCAGAAGCGCATCGCCCGGGGCAAGCGCCGGGAACTGGTCGACGAGGCGCTGGCCGCCGTCGGTCTGGCCGACACCCACAACGCCTATCCGTGGCAGCTGTCCGGCGGCATGCAGCAGCGGGTGGCGATCGCCCGCGCGGTCGCGTACCAGCCGGATGTGCTGTTGATGGACGAGCCGTTCGCGGCGGTCGACGCCCAGACCCGCGCGGACCTGGAGGACCTGATCCGCCAGCTGTGGCAGCGGCTCGGGGTGACCATCCTGTTCGTCACCCACGACATCGACGAGGCGGTCTACCTGGGGCAGCGGGTGCTGATCCTGTCCTCGTCGCCGACCGTGGTGCAGGAGAGCCTGCGGATCGACCTGCCGGACGACCGCGACCAGCTGCACACCCGCGCCGAGCCGCGCTTCACCCAGCTGCGCGGGCACGTCTACGAGCAGATCCAGGCGGCCAAGCGGGGGCAGCGACCACCCGCCCAGGCCGGCCGGCCCTGA
- the pcaF gene encoding 3-oxoadipyl-CoA thiolase has translation MPVAYLVAGVRTPFGRYAGALAPVRPDDLAAHVIRELVARHPSVDWDAVDDVVLGCANQAGEDNRNVARMAALLAGLPTGTSGTTVNRLCGSGLDAVAIAARSVVAGEADLVVAGGVESMSRAPFVLPKAATAYARTAEIHDTTIGWRLVNPLMRAGWGTDSMPETAENVAAEYGVDRAAQDAFALRSQQRAAQAQASGRLATEIVPVEVPQGRKGTVTVSVDEHPRQTSLEKLAALPTPFRSGGTVTAGNSSGVNDGAVALLVASDAAIRRYGLTPLARVAGAATAGVEPRVMGIGPVPATRRLLGRQGVKMSEVDVVELNEAFAAQAVAVLRELGLPADAEHVNPNGGAIALGHPLGASGARLALTAALELGARDADRALCTMCIGVGQGISLLLESAS, from the coding sequence ATGCCCGTCGCCTATCTCGTCGCCGGGGTGCGTACGCCGTTCGGCCGCTACGCCGGGGCGCTCGCCCCGGTGCGTCCGGACGACCTGGCCGCCCACGTGATCCGCGAACTCGTCGCCCGGCACCCCTCGGTCGACTGGGACGCCGTCGACGACGTGGTGCTCGGCTGCGCCAACCAGGCCGGCGAGGACAACCGCAACGTGGCCCGGATGGCGGCGCTGTTGGCCGGCCTGCCGACCGGGACCAGCGGCACCACGGTGAACCGGCTCTGCGGTTCCGGGCTGGACGCGGTGGCGATCGCCGCCCGTTCGGTGGTAGCCGGCGAGGCGGACCTGGTTGTCGCCGGCGGGGTGGAGAGCATGAGCCGGGCGCCGTTCGTGCTGCCGAAGGCGGCCACGGCGTACGCGCGCACCGCGGAGATCCACGACACCACGATCGGCTGGCGGTTGGTCAACCCGCTGATGCGGGCCGGCTGGGGCACCGACTCGATGCCGGAGACGGCGGAGAACGTGGCCGCCGAGTACGGCGTGGATCGGGCCGCGCAGGACGCCTTCGCGCTGCGGTCCCAGCAGCGGGCCGCCCAGGCCCAGGCGAGCGGCCGACTGGCCACCGAGATCGTGCCGGTCGAGGTGCCGCAGGGCCGTAAGGGCACGGTGACCGTGTCGGTCGACGAACACCCCCGGCAGACTTCGCTGGAGAAGCTGGCTGCTCTGCCGACGCCGTTCCGCTCCGGCGGTACGGTGACCGCCGGCAACTCCTCCGGGGTCAACGACGGCGCGGTCGCGCTGCTGGTGGCCAGTGACGCCGCCATCCGGCGGTACGGACTCACCCCGCTGGCCCGGGTGGCCGGCGCCGCCACCGCCGGCGTCGAGCCCCGGGTGATGGGCATCGGGCCGGTACCGGCCACCCGTCGGTTGCTCGGTCGACAGGGTGTCAAAATGTCCGAAGTGGATGTTGTGGAGCTCAACGAGGCGTTCGCCGCGCAAGCGGTGGCGGTACTGCGGGAGCTCGGTTTGCCGGCCGACGCGGAGCATGTCAACCCGAACGGTGGGGCGATCGCCCTCGGGCACCCGCTCGGGGCCAGCGGGGCGCGGCTGGCCCTGACCGCAGCGCTGGAGCTGGGGGCCCGCGACGCAGACCGGGCGCTCTGCACGATGTGCATCGGGGTCGGGCAGGGTATCTCGCTGCTGCTCGAGTCGGCCAGCTGA
- a CDS encoding SAM-dependent methyltransferase, translated as MAEQASGVPSGVDLSRPSAARVYDFFLGGAHNFEVDRQLAEQIAAMTPHLAETMRAGRAFLRRAVRTLLADGVDQFLDIGSGIPTVGNVHEVAHAVNPAATVVYVDIDPVAVAHSRSILAEVGRAAVLQADLREPEAICAQAAATGLVDFTRPVGILLAGVAHFVPDADDPQGVLRRLRATAAVGSYLVISHATYEDQPPEVLAAQRLSARTDTEITLRSRAEVAAMFGDFTIVEPGVVHLPLWRPDTDADVDAHPERFGAFGGVARLDAAAV; from the coding sequence ATGGCGGAGCAGGCCAGTGGAGTCCCGTCCGGAGTCGACCTGAGTCGTCCCAGCGCCGCCCGGGTCTACGACTTCTTCCTCGGTGGGGCCCACAACTTCGAGGTCGACCGTCAACTCGCCGAGCAGATCGCCGCGATGACGCCGCACCTGGCGGAGACCATGAGGGCCGGTCGGGCATTCCTACGCCGCGCCGTGCGGACGCTGCTCGCCGACGGCGTCGACCAGTTCCTGGACATCGGCTCCGGTATCCCGACGGTGGGCAACGTCCACGAGGTGGCCCACGCGGTCAACCCGGCGGCCACCGTGGTCTATGTGGACATCGACCCGGTGGCCGTGGCGCACAGTCGGAGCATCCTGGCCGAGGTGGGCCGGGCCGCCGTCCTGCAGGCCGATCTGCGCGAACCGGAGGCGATCTGCGCCCAGGCCGCCGCGACCGGGCTGGTCGACTTCACCCGGCCGGTCGGCATCCTGCTCGCCGGGGTGGCGCACTTCGTGCCCGACGCCGACGATCCGCAGGGCGTCCTGCGGCGGCTGCGAGCGACCGCGGCGGTCGGCAGCTACCTGGTGATCTCCCACGCCACCTACGAGGACCAGCCACCGGAAGTGCTGGCCGCGCAGCGGTTGTCGGCCCGGACCGACACCGAGATCACGCTGCGCTCGCGAGCCGAGGTGGCCGCGATGTTCGGTGACTTCACCATCGTCGAACCGGGGGTGGTCCACCTGCCACTGTGGCGGCCGGACACCGACGCCGACGTGGACGCCCACCCGGAGCGGTTCGGCGCCTTCGGCGGCGTCGCCCGCCTGGACGCCGCCGCGGTCTGA
- a CDS encoding EAL domain-containing protein codes for MATSATGDGGADPEGARRFARDWATAAAGLGYLPLSHAETADILHGHTLRLAAAVLAGTFDGQAGRDVGRWLVEGHLTEPAVLGWTVQALGQGFLPLVLPQLATSAPARERISHLQGGLAEEYARALRNRTFAQQSSIRQAAWSARDAAEQALRDSEVRFRAVFTGAAIGIGLADLDGRIIDVNQAFADMLGYTIAELREINVGQLFHPDDAPGMYQFYLELIEGKHDRARVEKRYYRKDGAPIWTDLAVSLIRHDDGRPRFTVAMVEDITDRYELQERLRFQAEHDPLTGLPNRVLFFDRLAQALADPDGQVGVCFLDLDGFKSINDGLGHDIGDQLLAVVARRLAGSAADAGHLVARMGGDEFVILVTRCTGTPQLVGVAQSAQSALAAPIQVDGHQLTVSASIGVVASPTAGTTPTEVMKAADTTLYWAKADGRGRWAVFDPVRGARDVTRSALAAALPAALDRGEFVVEYQPITRLSDRTVAAVEALVRWQHPMLGRLGPDRFVALAEETGLIVRLGRWVLEQACRQASRWRAEHPQAPIVVSVNISARQVSDPQLVGEVAGALTRTGLPPELLQLELTESAVMASGGEPLPALRRLAGLGVRLAIDDFGTGYSNLAYLRRMPIHVLKLAGPFVEGMRVAGPEGDRDERIVDALVRLAHALNLTVTAEAVETGEQADRLVALGCDQAQGWHFGRPVPAGEITERLSRGPDRPAAGQ; via the coding sequence ATGGCGACGTCCGCGACGGGCGATGGCGGTGCCGATCCCGAGGGCGCGCGACGCTTCGCCCGGGACTGGGCGACCGCCGCCGCCGGGCTCGGCTATCTGCCGTTGAGCCACGCCGAGACCGCCGACATCCTGCACGGGCACACTCTGCGGCTGGCCGCGGCGGTGCTGGCCGGGACGTTCGACGGCCAGGCCGGCCGGGATGTCGGGCGCTGGCTGGTGGAGGGCCACCTGACCGAACCGGCCGTGCTGGGCTGGACCGTCCAGGCCCTCGGCCAGGGCTTCCTGCCGCTGGTGCTACCGCAGCTGGCGACGTCGGCACCGGCCCGGGAACGGATCAGCCACCTGCAGGGCGGGCTCGCCGAGGAGTACGCCCGGGCACTGCGCAACCGGACCTTTGCCCAGCAGTCCAGCATCCGGCAGGCGGCCTGGTCCGCCCGGGACGCGGCCGAGCAGGCGCTGCGGGACAGCGAAGTGCGGTTCCGGGCGGTCTTCACCGGCGCGGCGATCGGCATCGGGCTGGCCGACCTCGACGGGCGGATCATCGACGTCAATCAGGCGTTCGCCGACATGCTCGGCTACACCATCGCGGAACTGCGGGAGATCAACGTCGGGCAGCTGTTCCACCCGGACGACGCGCCCGGCATGTACCAGTTCTACCTCGAACTTATCGAGGGCAAGCACGACCGCGCCCGGGTAGAGAAGCGTTACTACCGCAAGGACGGCGCACCGATCTGGACGGACCTCGCGGTGTCGCTGATCCGCCACGACGACGGCCGACCCCGGTTCACCGTCGCGATGGTCGAGGACATCACCGACCGCTACGAGCTGCAGGAGCGGCTGCGTTTCCAGGCCGAGCACGACCCGCTGACCGGGCTGCCCAACCGGGTGCTCTTCTTCGACCGGCTCGCCCAGGCGTTGGCCGACCCGGACGGACAGGTCGGCGTCTGCTTCCTGGATCTCGACGGGTTCAAGTCGATCAACGACGGGCTCGGTCACGACATCGGCGACCAACTGCTCGCCGTGGTGGCGCGGCGGCTCGCCGGCAGCGCCGCCGACGCCGGGCACCTGGTCGCCCGGATGGGCGGCGACGAGTTCGTGATCCTGGTGACCCGTTGCACCGGCACGCCGCAACTGGTCGGTGTCGCCCAGTCCGCCCAGTCCGCGCTGGCCGCACCGATCCAGGTCGATGGGCACCAGCTGACCGTCTCGGCGAGCATTGGGGTCGTCGCCTCGCCCACGGCCGGCACCACCCCCACCGAGGTGATGAAGGCCGCCGACACCACGCTGTACTGGGCAAAGGCCGACGGGCGAGGCCGGTGGGCCGTCTTCGACCCGGTACGCGGCGCACGCGACGTCACCCGCTCGGCGCTCGCCGCCGCACTGCCGGCCGCGCTGGACCGTGGCGAGTTCGTCGTCGAGTACCAGCCGATCACCCGGCTGTCCGACCGGACGGTGGCCGCCGTCGAAGCGCTGGTCCGCTGGCAGCATCCGATGCTCGGCCGGCTCGGGCCGGACCGGTTCGTCGCCCTCGCCGAGGAGACCGGGCTGATCGTCAGGCTCGGCCGGTGGGTGCTGGAACAGGCGTGCCGGCAGGCGAGCCGGTGGCGGGCCGAGCACCCGCAGGCCCCGATCGTGGTCAGCGTCAACATCTCCGCCCGCCAGGTCAGTGATCCGCAGCTCGTCGGGGAGGTGGCCGGGGCGCTCACCCGGACCGGTCTGCCACCGGAGCTGCTGCAGCTGGAGCTGACCGAGAGCGCGGTGATGGCCTCCGGCGGTGAGCCGCTGCCGGCGCTGCGCCGGCTGGCGGGGCTCGGCGTCCGGTTGGCCATCGACGACTTCGGCACCGGCTACTCCAACCTCGCCTACCTGCGGCGGATGCCGATCCACGTGCTCAAACTCGCCGGTCCCTTCGTAGAAGGGATGCGGGTCGCCGGTCCGGAGGGCGACCGCGACGAGCGGATCGTTGACGCGCTGGTCCGGCTGGCCCACGCGCTCAACCTGACGGTCACCGCCGAGGCGGTGGAGACCGGTGAGCAGGCGGACCGGCTGGTGGCCCTCGGCTGCGACCAGGCTCAGGGCTGGCACTTCGGCCGTCCGGTGCCGGCCGGGGAGATCACCGAGCGGTTGTCGCGTGGCCCGGATCGACCCGCAGCCGGACAGTGA
- a CDS encoding DUF309 domain-containing protein, giving the protein MARLSPGDHRPERDRDPAGRPRNARPRDELGRPLPPGASGVPTMPDDLVLTPHDALDEAQRLLDAGRPFHAHEVLESAWKAAPPVEREFWRGLAQLAVGLTHARRGNLAGAARLLARAADRIAPYAGQRPYGVPVPDLVRFGRDTADRLAHDGAVDLTVRLRVDPGHATTAR; this is encoded by the coding sequence ATGGCCCGTCTGTCGCCAGGTGACCACCGTCCAGAGCGGGACCGCGACCCCGCGGGACGGCCACGCAACGCCCGGCCGCGCGACGAGCTGGGTCGGCCGTTGCCGCCGGGCGCGTCGGGCGTACCGACCATGCCCGACGACCTGGTGCTCACCCCGCACGACGCGCTCGACGAGGCGCAGCGGCTGCTCGACGCCGGCCGGCCGTTCCACGCCCACGAGGTGCTGGAGTCGGCCTGGAAGGCGGCCCCGCCGGTGGAGCGGGAGTTCTGGCGCGGGCTGGCGCAGCTGGCGGTCGGGCTCACCCATGCGCGACGGGGCAACCTGGCCGGTGCGGCGCGGCTGCTGGCCAGGGCCGCGGACCGGATCGCGCCGTACGCCGGGCAGCGGCCGTACGGCGTACCCGTGCCGGATCTGGTGCGGTTCGGCCGGGACACGGCCGACCGGCTCGCCCACGACGGGGCCGTCGACCTCACTGTCCGGCTGCGGGTCGATCCGGGCCACGCGACAACCGCTCGGTGA
- a CDS encoding SpoIIE family protein phosphatase — protein MTEGERSVGAPMVPAPRPAVPALLAAALGRAGETNRLIRERDWSRSPLGALGSWPASLCQAVGMMLSSQAQIVLYWGPQLRAFYNDAYLPTIGAKHPAALGEPAAEHWSELWDVLEPLFTGVVESGTAYRGTDHPFLLERHGFLEQTYFDVSYDPLLVEDGSVGGVFCIVSETTGRVLGERRIRTLAGLGSRLSDLQSQADLRRGVLEVLDTCHDDIPFALLYLGSDADSARLAGCTGVATQTVIAPTQPSPGDAPAALLDALRGGTVQTARAADFVAAPPDAAAPEVLVLPICAATDPVGALVLGHSRHLPFTSDYRDFLDLITTQISSAVSQQRAYLHERARAAELAVIDQAKTDFFANVSHEFRTPLTLLLGPIEDQLADAGLPVAHRERAEMMHRNALRLLKLVNTVLDFSRLESGRARAALQPVDLADLTNRLASTFRSAAQRAGLDLVVQCPPLPGTVQVDPDLWEKIVLNLLSNAVKFTFDGTITVRLRALGTSVELAVADTGVGIPAADLPHLFERFHRVAGTRARSHEGTGIGLALVRELVQLHGGAVAVRSEPGQGSVFTVEIPVGVGPTPPAGPVADPATGEDSERPAGRDEVGDTRQLYLAETQRWSVGPAREVTEQPRVDQSVGRILVADDNADLRDHVTRLLAPHWQVVAAADGAAALALATRTPFDLILTDVMMPELDGFGLVTALRADRRTRHVPIVVLSARAGPEAAVLGLSAGADDYLVKPFAAQELVARVRANVELGQLRGRIIHQLRALADAAVAVNTAQTTSEVLRVAVEHVQRLVRASKVVATAPGARYEADGGGQPSAHPATVTPFIGADGERLGELSVWPFDGVGADPDIDEAALAEFARMVGLRLGNARLYEAEHRIASTLQHSLLPQTLPRVPGALIASRYLPGNAEAEVGGDWYDVVEVGGGRLVLVIGDVVGKGVNAAATMGQLRNALRAYLLEGFSPGDALTRLNRLVTTMGRRSLATVLCLWLEPSSGVLRYASAGHPPPVVVDGATAELLHERALGPPIGAIRDSRYDTATDRLDIGSRLICYTDGLIEDRTRGIDAGLDQVRADARAGGDHVEEIADRLLRRVARRPRRDDVAVLVLEATELDRLRMRLPAQARALALLRRRLADFFAAHRIGDTDQFDLTVAISEAAANAIEHPVTPAQPDIWLEVGIDGDHLVASVRDSGGWREDSDIGFRGRGLALIAALAELRIDRDGQGSEVTLRRRLDPRPDPS, from the coding sequence ATGACAGAGGGCGAGCGGTCGGTCGGCGCACCGATGGTGCCGGCTCCTCGACCGGCCGTCCCTGCCTTGCTCGCCGCGGCCCTCGGCCGGGCCGGCGAGACCAACCGGCTGATCCGGGAGCGCGACTGGAGCCGCAGCCCGCTCGGCGCGCTGGGCAGCTGGCCGGCCAGCCTGTGCCAGGCGGTCGGCATGATGCTCTCGTCGCAGGCCCAGATCGTGCTCTACTGGGGGCCGCAGCTGCGCGCCTTCTACAACGACGCCTACCTGCCCACGATCGGCGCCAAGCATCCGGCCGCCCTGGGCGAGCCCGCCGCCGAGCACTGGTCGGAGCTGTGGGACGTGCTGGAGCCGCTGTTCACCGGGGTGGTCGAGAGCGGGACCGCCTACCGCGGCACCGATCATCCGTTCCTGCTCGAACGGCACGGCTTCCTCGAGCAGACCTACTTCGACGTCTCCTACGACCCGCTGCTGGTCGAGGACGGCAGCGTCGGGGGTGTTTTCTGCATCGTCAGTGAGACCACCGGGCGGGTGCTCGGCGAGCGTCGGATCCGTACCCTCGCCGGGCTGGGTAGTCGGTTGTCCGATCTGCAGAGCCAGGCCGACCTACGCCGTGGTGTGCTGGAGGTACTCGACACCTGCCACGATGACATCCCGTTCGCCCTGCTCTACCTCGGATCGGATGCGGACTCCGCGCGACTGGCCGGCTGCACCGGCGTCGCGACGCAGACCGTCATCGCGCCGACGCAGCCGAGCCCGGGCGACGCCCCGGCCGCGCTGTTGGACGCCCTGCGTGGCGGTACCGTACAGACCGCCCGGGCGGCGGACTTCGTCGCCGCACCACCGGACGCCGCAGCACCGGAGGTGCTCGTCCTGCCGATCTGCGCGGCGACCGACCCGGTCGGTGCGCTCGTCCTCGGCCACAGCCGGCACCTGCCGTTCACCAGTGACTACCGCGACTTCCTCGACCTGATCACCACCCAGATCTCCAGCGCGGTCAGCCAGCAGCGGGCCTATCTGCACGAGCGGGCCCGAGCCGCCGAACTCGCCGTGATCGACCAGGCCAAGACCGACTTCTTCGCCAACGTCAGTCACGAGTTCCGGACCCCCCTGACGTTGCTGCTCGGCCCGATCGAGGACCAGCTTGCCGACGCGGGCCTGCCGGTGGCACACCGCGAGCGGGCCGAGATGATGCACCGCAACGCCCTTCGCCTGCTCAAGCTGGTCAACACCGTGTTGGACTTCTCCCGGCTGGAATCCGGCCGGGCGCGGGCAGCGCTGCAGCCGGTCGACCTGGCCGACTTGACGAACCGGTTGGCCAGCACGTTCCGCTCGGCTGCCCAGCGGGCCGGGCTGGACCTGGTCGTACAGTGCCCGCCGCTGCCCGGGACCGTGCAGGTTGACCCGGACCTGTGGGAAAAGATCGTCCTGAACCTGCTGTCCAACGCGGTGAAGTTCACCTTCGACGGCACCATCACCGTGCGGTTACGGGCGCTCGGCACGTCGGTCGAGCTGGCTGTCGCCGACACCGGGGTCGGTATCCCCGCCGCCGACCTGCCGCATCTGTTCGAGCGGTTTCACCGGGTGGCCGGCACCCGGGCCCGCAGCCACGAAGGCACCGGGATCGGGCTGGCGCTGGTCCGGGAGCTTGTTCAGCTGCACGGCGGGGCCGTCGCGGTCCGCAGCGAACCGGGTCAGGGCAGTGTCTTCACCGTCGAGATCCCGGTCGGCGTCGGGCCGACCCCGCCGGCCGGCCCGGTCGCCGATCCGGCGACCGGCGAGGACTCCGAGCGGCCGGCCGGGCGCGACGAGGTCGGCGACACCAGACAGCTGTACCTGGCCGAGACGCAGCGGTGGAGCGTCGGGCCGGCGCGGGAGGTGACCGAGCAGCCACGGGTCGACCAGTCCGTCGGGCGGATCCTGGTGGCCGACGACAACGCCGACCTGCGCGACCACGTGACCCGGTTGCTGGCACCGCACTGGCAGGTGGTCGCAGCGGCCGACGGTGCCGCGGCGCTTGCCCTCGCCACCCGTACCCCCTTCGATCTGATCCTGACCGACGTGATGATGCCGGAACTGGACGGTTTCGGCCTGGTCACCGCGTTGCGCGCGGACCGGCGGACGCGGCATGTGCCGATCGTCGTGCTCTCCGCCCGGGCCGGGCCCGAGGCCGCCGTGCTAGGGCTGTCCGCTGGCGCCGACGACTACCTGGTGAAGCCGTTCGCCGCGCAGGAGCTCGTCGCCAGGGTGCGGGCCAACGTCGAGCTGGGTCAGCTGCGGGGCCGGATCATCCACCAGCTGCGGGCCCTCGCCGACGCCGCCGTCGCGGTCAACACCGCACAGACCACCAGCGAGGTGCTGCGGGTCGCGGTCGAACACGTGCAGCGGCTGGTCCGGGCGTCGAAGGTGGTCGCCACCGCACCGGGTGCCCGCTACGAGGCGGACGGCGGCGGCCAGCCCTCCGCCCACCCGGCGACGGTCACCCCGTTCATCGGCGCCGACGGGGAACGGCTCGGCGAGTTGTCGGTCTGGCCGTTCGACGGCGTCGGCGCCGACCCGGACATCGACGAGGCGGCGCTGGCGGAGTTCGCCCGGATGGTCGGGCTGCGGCTGGGCAATGCCCGGCTGTACGAGGCGGAGCACCGCATCGCCAGCACCCTGCAGCACAGCCTGCTGCCCCAGACGCTGCCCAGGGTGCCCGGCGCGCTGATCGCCAGCCGCTACCTGCCCGGCAACGCCGAGGCTGAGGTCGGCGGCGACTGGTACGACGTGGTGGAGGTCGGCGGCGGTCGGCTGGTCCTGGTGATCGGCGACGTGGTCGGCAAGGGTGTGAACGCGGCGGCCACCATGGGTCAGCTGCGTAACGCGCTGCGGGCGTACCTGCTGGAGGGCTTCTCGCCCGGTGACGCCCTCACCCGGCTGAATCGGCTGGTCACGACGATGGGCCGGCGTTCCCTTGCCACCGTGCTCTGCCTGTGGCTCGAGCCGTCCAGCGGTGTGCTGCGGTACGCCAGTGCCGGCCATCCGCCACCGGTGGTGGTTGACGGCGCAACGGCCGAGCTGCTGCACGAGCGGGCGCTCGGCCCGCCGATCGGGGCGATCCGGGACAGCCGCTACGACACGGCGACCGATCGGCTCGACATCGGCAGCCGACTGATCTGCTACACGGACGGGCTGATCGAGGACCGCACCAGGGGCATCGACGCCGGGCTGGACCAGGTCCGGGCCGACGCCCGAGCCGGCGGCGATCACGTCGAGGAGATCGCCGACCGGCTGCTGCGCCGGGTGGCCCGCCGGCCACGTCGCGACGACGTCGCGGTGCTGGTGCTGGAGGCGACCGAGCTGGACCGCCTCAGGATGCGGCTGCCGGCGCAGGCGCGGGCACTGGCGCTGCTGCGTCGACGGCTGGCGGACTTCTTCGCCGCGCACCGGATCGGCGACACCGACCAGTTCGATCTGACGGTGGCGATCTCCGAGGCGGCGGCCAACGCGATAGAGCACCCGGTCACCCCGGCGCAGCCGGACATCTGGCTGGAGGTTGGTATCGACGGGGACCACCTGGTCGCCAGCGTCCGGGACAGCGGCGGTTGGCGGGAGGACTCCGACATCGGGTTCCGGGGTCGGGGACTGGCGTTGATCGCCGCCCTGGCCGAACTGCGGATCGACCGGGACGGGCAGGGCAGCGAGGTCACGTTGCGCCGTCGACTGGATCCCCGACCGGATCCCTCCTGA